ACGAAATCGGAATACAGGCGGGTTGCAACGATATCACCGCCGTGCTCGGACTCGCCGCCGCCGCTTTCCAGTACGGTCAATACACCGTCTTCAATGACCCAGCCTTTTTCCGGGAAATCGTCCAGTTTGGCGCCGCGCCAGCCTTTTGTGGTTTCACCGTCCCATAGCAGCTTCCAGCCCTGTTCTTTTTCGCGTTCAGTCAGTGTATTGGCCAGGTAACTGACTTGCTGCACATCCGCGGGCATGTCTTTTTTAGCCGCATCCAGATTTTCCGTCATGATACGGATATTGCGGAATTTTACGGTTTTTCCCGCTTTGGACGTGTCATTGCCGATGCTGTGAACCTGCAGGGCGATGAATCCTTTTGCCGTTTCATCATCCACCAGATTGGATGCAGGTACGCCGTTCAGCCACACCTGCAGACGGTTGCCGATGGCCTGGACGCGAAACTGATTCCATTCGTTTTGTTTAAAGGCTGTTTTGGCCTCTGGGTTGTATTCCAGATGATACAACCAGCCGCGCCGCGCTTCATCGTAAATGCCGCCGGTCCAGGCGCGGTCTGACGGGTCCAGTTCCACCTGATAGCCGTGTACGCGTCCGTCACGATAGTCAGGGATGCTGTTACTGCGGATTTGTACGCCTGAATTCAATGCCGGGTCGACTTTGGCCTCGTACTCGAGGATAAAATCCCCGTACTCTTTTTCAGTCGCCAAAAAGGTATTCGGCGTATTCATGCTACTGACGCCGATGATCATATTGTCCTCGACTTTGTACTCGGCGGTGCCGTTCAGCCTGGTCCAGCCGTCCAGGTTCTCCCCGTTGAACAGCGGGGTCCAGTCTCCTCCGGTACAAGCACTCGTCATTGCAACAGCCAGAATGGCTGTCATATACACTGCTCTTCTCATAACAACTCCTCGCAAAAAAATTAAACCGGTTCAAGTATAATATAAATAATTACTCATAAAAGAAAATAAACAATATTCCTGATAATGTCAAGACAGATTGATGAATTTGCAAAGAATTTATATTGAATTGTTGTTTTTTTCAATGATTTTGTTAGTTTTAGTCTTGTGTTTGTAAATATATGTCAATAAATAAAAAACTTTCAAATGACAACACAAAAAAACATTCGGTCTTTGACGCGCAGGCGGTTTTTAAAGGCCGCCTCGGGAGCATTGTTGACAGGGGGATTGATGTGCTGTTATTCCGAAAAGTCCAAAACACCCCCGAATATCGTTATCATTACATGGGTTTTTTTTACCTCGGATAACGGCCCGTGGATCAGTTATGGCAATCATGCCGGTTCTACGCCGTTTCGCATAGCAAAAACCACCAGCTTTGACGGCGGCACGCGTTCGGCATGCATTATGAAATATCCGGGCGCAATCAAGGCCGGATCATCGTCGGGTCAGGCCTTTTGTTCGATTGATATATTGCCCACCATTTGCGAACGCATTAATGCGCCGCTGCCCGATCATGAAATAGACGGCAAAAATGTTTGGGATATCATAACCCGTAAACCGGGCGCAACAAATCCGTACGAGTATTACGCCTTTTCAACAGGCGGTACGTTCGAAAGTGTCATGAGCGGTGACGGTCTCTGGAAACTGCATCTGCCGCATGATTATCGCACGCTGGTAACTCCGGGTAACGACGGACAGCCCGGCCGCTATAAGCGAGAGCATATAGAGTTGTCGCTGTTTGACCTTGTGAATGATCCTTATGAAACGAACAATGTCATTAGGGCGTATCCCGGCATTGCAAAAGAGTTGCAGCAACTGGCAAAGAGACATCAAACGCGCTTTTATTCGGGAACAGCCGAATGAAAGAGATGCAGCTGAATCCTTTTAATTTTGCATGATGATCACCATCACGGAAAGTCAGCATGTGTGCCGGAGTTGCGATCTAAAAACAATGCTTTGGCAAGATTTTTGATTCGTTTTTTTTCAAATAACCTGCATTTATACAGTTTTATGACCAGACTCGGAGTGTTTGTGGATAAGACGCTGTATAAAATTGTTTTTGATGGCAATGTCCAATCGGGGTACGATTACGAACAAGTTAAAAAGCAAGTGGCCGGTCGCTTCAAATTGAGTGAACCGCGCGTTAAGCGGCTTTTTTCCGGAAACCGTATTGTGCTGAAAAACAACATTGATTTTGAAACCGCGCAAAAACTCAAATCTGAGTTTGAAAGCACAGGCGCCTTGTGCAATATTGTTGCCATGCGTACAACACAAGCGAATGATTCAAAACAAAACGGCTTGAAAATCCGCTGTCCGCATTGCGGGCACCAGCAAAAGGTGGGCAAAGCCTGCCTGAATTGCGGATTTGTATACGGCCGGTCTCGTGCAACGGCACGCGAATCCCGGATCGCGGAGCAGCAAGCGGTCGAATCGGAGCTACCGTCCGGTTTTGATAAATCCGACTGGCAGCATGACAAACTCGATCGCTCGCATTGGCAGCCGGCTGTGCTGTTTGTGTTGACGTTTGGTCTCTATTTCCCGTTCTGGTTTTATCAGACCTGGAAAAAACTTGTTAAATATAGAAATATTGATGCAGAACCTCTGCTGCAGACATTGTTTTTACTGGTTCCCCTTTATAATCTGATTGTTATTTACAGACTTTACGCAACGATTGAGGATGAGACCTTTAAAGAACGGTACGGCTTTTTTAACGGCCGTTCTGCTTTTTTTATTTTTGTTCTTCCCTGGGCGATGTTTTCGGGAATTGTGATTTTGAATATCCCGGGACCGTTCTGGCTGGTGTACAGCCTGTCGGCATTTGCGATTGCCGGTGCACAAAACGCCTTGAATGCCATGTACGCCGCCCATATAAAATCACTGCCGCAAAGACCGTTGGCCGTAGGCTGGTTAACAGCTGCAATTGTGTTTATTGTACTTGTTCTCAGCGCAGAACTGCTGGTGTGGATCTCCAATCGCGAGATGATGAAACAATTTGCCGAAATGACGAGCACACAAATTGATCCTTTGATTTTAGAACCGGCAAACTCATCCGGCATGGATCTCACCGAGGCGTTTGCAGACTATGTGCAAACCGCAAAAGGCATGATGAACCGGCGATTTGTTGACAAACGAAAGGGGAAAACGATTTTTTTTACCGTCATGGATCGTCTGGCGCGTGCAAAATTCTCTGACATTGCAATTGAATCCGGGCCGGGGCGTTACACGCCACCGGCAACAGAGGTGTATAGAAACCAACAGGACATGATGCAGATTCATGATGTGATCGATGCACAGAACCGTTCCGCTCCGATGTGGGAGGGTTTTTATATCAATGTGGAGTATCTCGTTCCCCTGTTTATTGATAAAAACAAGTTTCTGGATCAACATTTACGCCAATCCACAATTGATCTGGCTTTTTCACCCCTTCAGGAAATCAGGCAATATCAGCATCATACACAGGCTCTGGAGATCAAGGCGCAGGAAAACAAGAACGACGAACTGCTGAATAAAATAAAAGATATTGCCTGGGGAATTGATTGTTATTTCAAGCGAAATCTGACAGACAGCCGAACCGGTGATCGTACCCGTGAATTGTCGCGCATGTTGAGCCTGTGCGGCAGTTCATATCCGCCTGGTGTGCTCATCCGTCTGCGTCATACGTTGCAGCGCAATGATGTGCGCTTGTTTGTGTATGATGTACAATATGAAAAAAAAGGTTATCGTCTGGCGGCGAAAAAGGGCGAAAGCCAGTGGGTAATTCATGACTCGCTGGATGAATCTGTGATTTCGCAGGTCTATACCACAGAAAATATCTCTGCATTGTTGCAGCAGCTTTAAAATGGCTGAAACAATGAACACCTTTCTGATCAAAGGACTTTATAAAATACTTGAAATCGTGATCTCGATTGATTATATTAAAATAACCGCTGTTGACGCGGTTATTTTTCAAACATTAATTTGAACCGGTTCAAATTAATGTTTGTTCAAGTTTTATGTTGCTAAAAGCCGCCAAAATGCTATTTGTGTATAAAACGAAAGGATTGAATATGGATTTGCAACTGAAAAAAAACTGTAAATATGCTTTACTGGTACCCACCAGCATTGGATTGCGCATTACACCGGTAAACGGTCAGCCGGTGCACTCTAGCGACATGTTTAAAATGCAGACCACCAGCGCCGAGACCAATGTGGCCAGCGTGTCGTCTTTTCTGGGACTGCCGGTCAAGGTCTTGACGGCATGGGTCAAGGACAGTCCGCTATCGCGTTTCATCAGCGACAACCTGGCCGGTCGACATATGAATGTGGAAGCCAAGATCGTGGAACAGGGTGGCCCCTGGGGCTATCGGCATCAGTTCAATGTTGCGGACAGGGGCACCGGATCGCGAGGTCCGCGGGTGCATAACGACCGCGCCGGTGAGGTGGGCCGCACCCTGAGCGCTGAGGATTTCGATCTGGAGCGCATATTCGGCGAGGAGGGCGTGCAGATTATTCATTTATCCGGACTTGTGGGCGCATTATCTCCGGAAACCGGACAGTTTTGTCTGGAACTGGCGCGCGCTGCCCGTAAACATGGAACCCGCATTTCCTTTGATTTGAACCACCGCGCCTCGTTCTGGAAAGGCCGTGAAGATGAGCTGCATGCGATTTTTAAGGAAATTGCCGGTATTTCCGATGTTCTGGTGGGCAATGAAGAGGATTTTCAGCTCTGCCTCAACGTGGAAGGACCGGAAGCCGGCGGCAAAGACCTAACGGCCAAGATTGATGGGTTCAAAGGCATGATCAATGCCGCGAAACAGACATTCCCGAACGCCTCGGTGTACGCCACAACCCTGCGTCAGGTGGTCAATGCCAACTCGCATCTCTGGGGCGGCATCATGTCCGCGGGCGATGACTGGCATGTGGTGGAACCGCGGCCGATCACGGTTCTGGACCGCATCGGCGGCGGCGACGGATTTGTCGGCGGCATGCTCTATGCCATCCTGAAAGGCTGGAAACCGGAAGACTGGCTGCATTTCGGTTGGGCCAGCGGCGCTCTGGTCACAACTCTGGAAACTGATTACGCTCAACCCGCAGACGAAGAACAGATTTGGAGTATCTGGGAAGGCAATGCCCGGGTGAAACGATAAGTGTGATGGGTAAATGGAGAATTGTGAAATATGAAACCAGGCCGGCGAATTCGTCGGCCTTTTTTTAGAGTCAAACATAAGTCACAATGTGCATCAATTAAAACGGTTGCCGAAACTTTCATACGATGAGAACGAATAATGGGGGATTGGTGTTGGGTATGCGGCCGAATACTGCCCTGTGAAAAATTTAGCGTAACGGTCCTGCTTGTCATATCTGTAAACAATGTTTGTGCAGAAAACGGATCGTCGGGTCTAATTGAGTGTGGTACAACTCTCCCTGTCCCACGCTGTACAACGGGGCGTTGTCGAACGAGATCAAATCGTTTACCGTGTTTTTTGGCGGACGCCGGGTGCGTTTCTTGGAATCCAGATAGAATTTACTCTGACCTGCATGCACCTTGCCGCTCACCTTTCTAATTTTTTCCTCACCGCTTCCATGTGTTCGTTTTCTGTTCAAAGCCTCCAGCTTAAAACAGTACGAGGTACAAGTCTATAAAAATTAATACTGGTATATAGATAGATATCTCAAAATTTCAGTAAAAAGCTTAGAAAAGAGCGCTTTTTTTTTGCACCTGTTATCTTTGAAAATACTGTCTGGCGCCAACCCCCGGGTGTCCATGGTGATAAAAGAATCCGGCCCGGAAAAATCAAGAGGAGTAACGCACACGTCTCAATCACAAACGGGCCGGATACTGGATGAAGTCTTATTTTAATTGAATTTATGCGAAAATGCAAGTTAATTTTTCGAAAAATGATCATCCGGCTGGAATAAAAATCGGCTGCAGATTTCGACTGTTTCGGTGAAAAAATCGACCGTTTGGTCGATCCGGATGGGTTCCGGTATTCCGGTATAAAAATCACAAGCTTAAATAAAACAAGTAGTAAAGGGTACGAAATCTGCCGGTTTTCGGGTTTGGCACGGGCGTTGCTTTAGTGGCAAGTGAAATCAATAAATACTCATTTTATTTTGGAGGACCATATGAAACGCTTTACATTTTTTCTTGCACTGGCAGCTGCCTTGGCATATTTATTCACAGCAGTACCGCAGGTTCAGGCACAGTCGGATGATACGCATGGTCGTGAATTTGTCGATGAAAACGGCGATGGTTATAATGACAATGCGCCGGACAGTGACGGCGACGGCATTCCCAATGGCCAGGATGAGGACTATGAGCGTCCCGAAACCAGCCAGAGACGCGGTCAGGCCGGAAACGGTGAAGGGGCCCGCGGCGCCGGATTTGTGGATGCAGACGGTGACGGATTCAATGACAATGCGCCGGACAGTGACGGCGACGGCATTCCGAACGGCCAAGATGAAGACTATGAACGCGCCGGATCAGGCCGCGGACATGGCGCCGGTTCGAACGCCTTTGTCGATGCCGATGGTGACGGCTTTAATGACAATGCACCGGACAGTGACGGTGACGGGATCCCCAACGGTCAGGATGCAGATTGGGAACGACCGGAAGATTGTCTCGGACGCGGTCAGATCGGTAGACAGGCCGGTGGGCGCTTTGATACGCCCAAAGGCGGTGATGCTGACGATGAAACACCCCGAGGCGGCCGCGGACAGCGCGGTAACAAGTAATTTGATATCAGGCGGATCATGAAAACAGATCTGCCTGCTATCACAAAATTCTTTTTCGTTCTCCCCCGAGCCCGGTTTTCGAAC
The candidate division KSB1 bacterium DNA segment above includes these coding regions:
- a CDS encoding DUF1080 domain-containing protein; this encodes MRRAVYMTAILAVAMTSACTGGDWTPLFNGENLDGWTRLNGTAEYKVEDNMIIGVSSMNTPNTFLATEKEYGDFILEYEAKVDPALNSGVQIRSNSIPDYRDGRVHGYQVELDPSDRAWTGGIYDEARRGWLYHLEYNPEAKTAFKQNEWNQFRVQAIGNRLQVWLNGVPASNLVDDETAKGFIALQVHSIGNDTSKAGKTVKFRNIRIMTENLDAAKKDMPADVQQVSYLANTLTEREKEQGWKLLWDGETTKGWRGAKLDDFPEKGWVIEDGVLTVLESGGGESEHGGDIVATRLYSDFVLQVDFKYTKGANSGIKYFVDPELNKGAGSAIGCEFQILDDEHHPDAKKGVNGNRTLASLYDLIPANAHFYLPNESTSKRVNKYRWNRAKIVADGNDVAHYLNGIKVVEYQRRTQMWRALVAYSKYAKWPNFGEWEEGNILLQDHGNRVSFKNIKIKEL
- a CDS encoding sulfatase-like hydrolase/transferase — translated: MCCYSEKSKTPPNIVIITWVFFTSDNGPWISYGNHAGSTPFRIAKTTSFDGGTRSACIMKYPGAIKAGSSSGQAFCSIDILPTICERINAPLPDHEIDGKNVWDIITRKPGATNPYEYYAFSTGGTFESVMSGDGLWKLHLPHDYRTLVTPGNDGQPGRYKREHIELSLFDLVNDPYETNNVIRAYPGIAKELQQLAKRHQTRFYSGTAE
- a CDS encoding sugar kinase → MDLQLKKNCKYALLVPTSIGLRITPVNGQPVHSSDMFKMQTTSAETNVASVSSFLGLPVKVLTAWVKDSPLSRFISDNLAGRHMNVEAKIVEQGGPWGYRHQFNVADRGTGSRGPRVHNDRAGEVGRTLSAEDFDLERIFGEEGVQIIHLSGLVGALSPETGQFCLELARAARKHGTRISFDLNHRASFWKGREDELHAIFKEIAGISDVLVGNEEDFQLCLNVEGPEAGGKDLTAKIDGFKGMINAAKQTFPNASVYATTLRQVVNANSHLWGGIMSAGDDWHVVEPRPITVLDRIGGGDGFVGGMLYAILKGWKPEDWLHFGWASGALVTTLETDYAQPADEEQIWSIWEGNARVKR
- a CDS encoding CRISPR-associated endonuclease Cas1 codes for the protein MNRKRTHGSGEEKIRKVSGKVHAGQSKFYLDSKKRTRRPPKNTVNDLISFDNAPLYSVGQGELYHTQLDPTIRFLHKHCLQI